The Candidatus Dormiibacterota bacterium region AGTCTGCTCGCCGAACTTCTCGGGATTTACGAGCCCCTGGGCTATCCGACGCTCGTGATCAACCCGCGCCTCGGCGAAGGCATCGACACGCTACGGGACGCGATCGCGGGCCGGCATGCGCTTCTGTGTGGAAATTCCGGTGTCGGAAAGAGTTCGATCTTTCGAGCCCTCGGCGGCGAGGGCAGCGTCGGCGAAGTCTCGCGCCACGGCCTGGGCCGCCAAACCACCACAGCAGCCAGACTCTACCGCATGGGAGACGGCTTCCTTATAGATAGCCCGGGCGTCAACGAGTTCGGCCTGGGGAAAATCACGCCGGCGGAGCTCGCCGAAGGTTTCCGCGAAATCGCCGCGGCAGCCACCAAGTGCCGCTTCACCGACTGCACCCATCTACGCGAGCCGGGCTGCGGGGTAAAGGCCGCAGTCGAGGAGGGCCGCATCGCTGCCAGCCGCTACCAAAGCTTCCGCAGCATTCTCC contains the following coding sequences:
- the rsgA gene encoding ribosome small subunit-dependent GTPase A, encoding MIDLQRALVVSTGKNAALVVLDDEHAPRVANLRRMTGKRSMPVPGDVAYVRSLEDEKVVIERLEPRVSTLERRSFSGRTKTMAANVDSIVTVTALADPAPRLVTLDQLLAFAQLQGTQALVVLTKPDLGAPSLLAELLGIYEPLGYPTLVINPRLGEGIDTLRDAIAGRHALLCGNSGVGKSSIFRALGGEGSVGEVSRHGLGRQTTTAARLYRMGDGFLIDSPGVNEFGLGKITPAELAEGFREIAAAATKCRFTDCTHLREPGCGVKAAVEEGRIAASRYQSFRSILLDPN